The following proteins are encoded in a genomic region of Sander lucioperca isolate FBNREF2018 chromosome 23, SLUC_FBN_1.2, whole genome shotgun sequence:
- the LOC118494386 gene encoding uncharacterized protein LOC118494386 isoform X2, whose amino-acid sequence MAANTREDSSGSSIHKRRPERFSLQRALELLGLIDGDNSDLDVSDNDDPILDGNYQPSPQEESSSVDSSDDEDPILEPTDHSRGRKDLRSADNG is encoded by the exons atggcggcGAACACAAGGGAAGATTCAAGTGGTAGCTCCATACACAAACGTCGACCAG AGCGTTTTTCTTTGCAAAGAGCATTGGAGCTACTTGGGTTAATTGATGGAGACAACTCAGATTTGGACGTGTCTGACAACGATGATCCCATCCTGGATGGCAATTACCAACCATCACCACAGGAGGAAAGCAGCAGTGTGGACAGTAGTGATGATGAGGACCCCATTCTTGAGCCCACTGACCACAGCAGAGGACGCAAAGATCTCCGTAGTGCAGATAATGGTTAG
- the LOC118494386 gene encoding uncharacterized protein LOC118494386 isoform X1 has translation MTWKSQHQDQAKQKKKKKGDSEQGRWKATPLTPNLAEYQHQDETDLDRHGWTPLDYFEQYIDRDLMMTIAECSNIMSLSKSGEPLNMTVDEVYHFFGACILMSCIRYPTIRMYWSKALKITAITDKFTRARVFKLRGAMKVVIDHDVPEDLRMSDKFWKVRPFLDRILRGCLSLNRPDCASIDEQMIPFTGACLCRQYLPMKPNPVGIKNFVCATADGIVLDFELYQGTGSLIEKVEEPEGLSLGSLVIERLCQTLHRGTKVYCDRFFTTIKGAQRMMEKELYMTGTIMKNQLAEAKHKLPSDKAMKNAGRGTSSEVSAEDGKLCVVKWYDNKPVLLICCSWYTA, from the exons ATGACTTGGAAGAGCCAACACCAAGACcaagccaaacaaaaaaaaaagaaaaagggagaCTCTGAACAAG GACGCTGGAAGGCTACTCCATTGACGCCAAACCTGGCAGAGTATCAGCATCAGGACGAAACTGATCTAGACAGACATGGCTGGACCCCACTAGACTATTTTGAACAGTACATAGATAGAGATTTGATGATGACGATTGCAGAATGCTCTAATATTATGTCACTGTCTAAGAGTGGGGAGCCACTTAACATGACAGTAGATGAGGTTTACCACTTTTTTGGTGCCTGTATTTTGATGTCCTGCATCCGATACCCAACCATTAGGATGTACTGGTCCAAAGCCTTGAAAATCACTGCCATCACTGACAAATTCACACGTGCCAGAGTCTTCAAACTGAGGGGAGCAATGAAAGTGGTTATTGATCATGATGTGCCAGAAGACCTGAGAATGTCGGACAAATTCTGGAAGGTGAGGCCTTTTCTGGATCGGATTCTGCGAGGCTGCTTGTCTCTGAATCGACCTGATTGCGCATCTATTGATGAGCAGATGATTCCTTTCACAGGAGCCTGTCTGTGCAGACAATATCTGCCAATGAAGCCAAACCCAGTTGGCATAAAGAACTTTGTTTGTGCTACAGCAGATGGCATTGTGCTTGACTTTGAGCTGTATCAAGGCACAGGTTCACTGATTGAGAAGGTCGAAGAACCAGAGGGCCTGAGTTTGGGAAGCTTAGTCATCGAGCGTCTGTGCCAAACTCTGCATCGTGGCACAAAGGTGTATTGTGACCGGTTCTTCACCACCATCAAAGGTGCGCAACGAATGATGGAGAAAGAGCTGTACATGACTGGTACAATAATGAAGAACCAACTCGCTGAAGCGAAGCATAAGTTACCCAGTGACAAAGCCATGAAAAACGCAGGAAGAGGTACCTCATCAGAAGTTTCCGCTGAAGATGGAAAGTTGTGTGTAGTGAAATGGTACGACAACAAACCAGTATTGCTGATCTGTTGTTCATGGTACACAGCCTGA
- the LOC116063697 gene encoding uncharacterized protein LOC116063697, whose translation MFDDFPNPVNMDMSGYFMNSCSLFGDGETHSCHHEFSRAFPGELFQYICQLGMLWGIWCSNAKQGPHTAYNAYKEFVIKDTTALFLAAAMEHFGLQDLTEHPESFIPENIVDESPDVKRTWLHEATAKVTDQFVMLSDIPETARGVSKASATPIPKKQFPCRMEGCMQIYIYLKARETHEKNKHNLVLPSESMPKTSTPTQCDHIKEHTMARLGFGFLLLNVLDAIKEGDGGRLMRLYQVALLFYKAYGHTHYAYSTFLLTLQVNATLSPCMAHSVTWNRFWNGQGGKGRNIPLDLHLEHLNNFLKSFLKGLGANLNEQSAARISQFIGVLREMVDNTDLELKVTRQTGTHRVHEQSGDVVALVAIFREAELFKEQTGREFSAFPGFTKNLLERLDYGELWRWMRGKKSKTGEVWQSEN comes from the exons TGTTTGATGACTTTCCAAATCCAGTCAATATGGATATGTCTGGATACTTCATGAATTCATGTTCTTTGTTTGGGGATGGGGAAACGCACTCCTGCCATCATGAATTCAGCAGGGCTTTTCCTGGGGAGTTGTTTCAGTACATATGCCAGCTTGGCATGCTGTGGGGAAtttg GTGCAGCAATGCTAAGCAAGGTCCCCATACTGCATATAACGCATACAAGGAGTTTGTCATTAAAGACACAACTGCACTGTTCCTGGCAGCAGCAATGGAGCACTTTGGGTTGCAGGATCTCACAG AACACCCAGAGTCTTTTATTCCAGAGAACATCGTTGATGAATCACCAGACGTGAAGAGGACCTGGCTGCATGAAGCAACAGCAAAGGTTACTGACCAATTTGTGATGCTCAGCGATATTCCGGAAACTGCTAGAGGTGTCAGCAAAGCATCTGCTACACCTATTCCCAAAAAACAGTTTCCTTGCCGCATGGAGGGATGCATGCAGATTTACATATACCTTAAGGCAAGGGAGACACACGAGAAGAATAAACATAACCTTGTGTTGCCTTCAGAGTCGATGCCCAAGACCAGCACTCCCACCCAGTGTGACCACATAAAAGAGCACACCATGGCAAGACTAGGTTTTGGCTTCCTCCTACTTAATGTACTGGATGCCATTAAAGAAGGTGATGGTGGGAGATTAATGAGGCTGTACCAAGTTGCATTGCTTTTTTACAAAGCTTatggacacacacactatgcGTACAGCACATTCCTCCTCACCTTGCAGGTCAACGCTACACTATCACCCTGCATGGCTCACAGTGTGACATGGAACCGTTTTTGGAATGGTCAAGGTGGGAAGGGTAGAAACATCCCCCTCGATCTACACCTGGAACATCTCAACAACTTCCTAAAATCGTTCCTGAAAGGTCTTGGAGCCAACCTGAATGAGCAGTCTGCAGCCAGAATAAGCCAATTTATTGGAGTGCTGAGGGAGATGGTGGACAACACTGATTTAGAACTGAAGGTCACAAGGCAGACTGGCACCCATCGAGTGCACGAACAGAGTGGGGATGTTGTAGCGCTAGTCGCGATTTTTAGGGAGGCAGAACTATTTAAGGAACAAACAGGAAGGGAATTCAGTGCGTTCCCAGGTTTCACAAAAAACCTTTTGGAGAGGCTGGACTACGGTGAATTGTGGCGTTGGatgagggggaaaaaatcaaAGACTGGAGAAGTGTGGCAATCTGAGAACTAA